A stretch of Thermococcus bergensis DNA encodes these proteins:
- a CDS encoding phospholipase D-like domain-containing protein translates to MFAISLLNKYGLVDNQRVKLLDVLKEILTSQHYKQIDAAVGFLFISGLKELQRELDEFFSQGGKMRIVIGNQTDRETYEQLSMVYHSLEALRKLKERNQKLKSDFDEQAEDLEKNTNFMEQTEENEKFLSKLVSWLEAGNIEIKVYVKEFMHAKAYLFYPKSESIAPIGLVGSSNFTLAGFYGNTELNAGLFATHFESLREWYEWLWEESEAFNPKLVEVIKRSWAGQKPGSFPSPYEVLIRGLYELYKDIAEKDTGFLIRGLSEVLYEFQMDAVRRAISIINKYRGVLISDVVGLGKSYIGLALLEHFSLFDLLNGRNNKVAVIAPPELVKYWEELLRMYNIEGKVFSAGLLPRKELSAEKYKEMQDYIKTVNTVLVDESHHYTNPSTKSYKNLQELLLGKRVILLTATPYRKQYRDIINQIKLFIPEKKHPFPITPQTWDELVNAIEKGAVHPSYVLREIMVRRTRHDILKLYGENDKCIKIRNKKLCFPERKLETIEYRISEVYPLEKIPKELIKTISEHSNIEPIDIYTLFLAGINSMRYARFALHEYVKPQFKDKNPYTDLSAAGKNLRGLERILYLKRLESSWYSMYQTLQRDIIKTRNFLNFVKQGFIPAGEEFNEIILGKINGKKAHLLSDKEIEKFISEYTRIKEPTYKAGAFNLEKLIEDLEYDLKKLEAMEQALRPLKERLEKSPEEDPKLSKLIELIEKLMKKERRKILIFSEFEETVQWVYRGLNEYFGKEYSIEAVSSSTKGILDKIRRFAPKSNYYETENEIDILISTDILSEGLNLLFLLKASPFRAGMQ, encoded by the coding sequence ATGTTTGCAATTAGCCTCCTGAATAAATACGGTCTCGTTGATAATCAAAGGGTAAAGCTCCTCGACGTTTTAAAAGAAATCTTGACCTCCCAACACTACAAACAGATAGACGCTGCAGTGGGATTCTTATTTATAAGTGGGCTAAAAGAACTCCAAAGGGAGCTTGATGAGTTCTTCTCCCAAGGGGGAAAGATGAGAATAGTGATCGGGAACCAAACAGATAGAGAAACTTATGAACAGCTCAGCATGGTCTACCACTCTCTCGAAGCATTAAGGAAGCTCAAGGAAAGAAACCAAAAACTCAAGTCAGATTTTGACGAACAAGCTGAAGATCTTGAAAAAAACACGAACTTCATGGAACAGACTGAAGAGAATGAGAAATTTTTAAGCAAACTCGTCTCTTGGCTGGAAGCTGGAAACATTGAGATCAAGGTTTATGTTAAAGAGTTCATGCACGCCAAAGCATACCTTTTCTATCCGAAAAGTGAGTCAATTGCTCCGATAGGTCTCGTTGGCTCGAGTAATTTCACACTCGCAGGGTTTTACGGGAACACAGAGCTGAATGCCGGTCTATTTGCAACTCATTTTGAGAGCTTGAGAGAGTGGTACGAATGGCTTTGGGAAGAGAGTGAAGCATTTAATCCAAAACTAGTTGAGGTGATTAAAAGAAGCTGGGCGGGACAAAAGCCTGGAAGTTTTCCATCCCCCTATGAGGTATTAATAAGGGGTCTTTATGAGCTCTATAAGGACATTGCAGAGAAAGACACCGGATTTCTGATTAGAGGTCTTTCCGAAGTTCTCTACGAGTTCCAGATGGATGCTGTAAGGAGAGCAATCTCAATAATCAACAAATACAGAGGAGTTCTAATAAGCGACGTCGTCGGATTAGGAAAGAGTTATATCGGGTTGGCACTTTTGGAGCACTTTTCACTCTTCGATTTGTTAAATGGGAGAAACAACAAAGTTGCAGTTATAGCGCCTCCGGAGCTCGTCAAGTACTGGGAAGAGCTATTGAGAATGTACAACATTGAAGGAAAGGTGTTCTCGGCAGGGTTGCTTCCAAGAAAAGAGCTCTCAGCAGAAAAATATAAGGAGATGCAGGACTACATAAAAACCGTGAACACAGTTCTTGTGGACGAATCTCACCACTATACCAATCCCTCCACGAAGTCCTACAAAAATCTCCAAGAGCTTCTCCTTGGAAAAAGAGTAATACTCCTAACGGCAACACCCTATAGAAAACAGTACCGGGATATAATAAATCAAATCAAATTGTTTATACCTGAAAAGAAGCATCCTTTCCCAATAACACCTCAAACTTGGGATGAGTTAGTTAATGCAATTGAGAAAGGAGCTGTCCACCCTTCCTATGTTCTAAGGGAAATAATGGTAAGAAGAACTAGACATGATATCCTGAAGCTTTACGGGGAAAATGATAAGTGTATCAAAATCAGAAACAAAAAGCTTTGCTTTCCAGAGAGAAAACTGGAAACTATTGAATACAGAATTTCAGAGGTTTATCCTCTTGAAAAAATTCCAAAAGAATTAATTAAGACAATTTCCGAACATTCGAATATCGAACCTATCGACATTTACACCCTGTTCCTAGCGGGTATAAATTCGATGAGATATGCAAGGTTCGCACTCCATGAATATGTTAAACCACAATTTAAAGACAAAAACCCATACACGGACTTATCCGCTGCCGGAAAAAATTTGAGAGGATTAGAAAGAATCCTTTACCTGAAACGTCTGGAAAGCTCATGGTACTCAATGTATCAAACTCTTCAGAGGGACATCATCAAGACTAGGAACTTCTTGAATTTTGTTAAACAAGGTTTTATACCCGCAGGAGAGGAGTTTAACGAGATTATACTGGGTAAAATTAATGGCAAAAAAGCCCACTTACTAAGTGATAAAGAAATAGAAAAGTTCATCAGCGAATACACAAGAATAAAGGAACCAACATACAAGGCAGGAGCGTTTAACCTTGAGAAACTAATCGAGGATTTAGAATATGATCTAAAGAAACTTGAAGCAATGGAGCAAGCGCTCAGACCCCTCAAAGAACGTCTCGAAAAGAGCCCCGAAGAAGACCCAAAGCTTTCAAAATTGATTGAACTTATAGAAAAGCTGATGAAAAAGGAAAGGAGAAAGATTCTAATTTTCAGTGAATTCGAAGAAACCGTTCAATGGGTATATAGGGGACTAAACGAGTATTTCGGTAAAGAATATTCAATTGAAGCTGTAAGTTCAAGTACAAAAGGAATACTCGACAAAATTAGACGTTTTGCTCCTAAATCAAATTATTATGAGACAGAAAACGAAATTGACATTTTAATTTCAACGGATATTCTCAGCGAAGGGCTTAACTTACTTTTTCTTCTGAAAGCCTCGCCCTTTAGGGCGGGGATGCAGTAA
- a CDS encoding IS982 family transposase (programmed frameshift), translating to MVVLSFQREILIIKSEIYPIISKHYPKNTHREIISLYDLITFAILAHLHFNGVYKHAYRVLIEEMKLFPKIRYNKLTERLNRHEKLLLLAQEELFKKHAREYVRILDSKPIQTKELARKNRKDKEGSSEVISEKPAVGFVPSKKFYYGYKLTCYSDGNLLALLSVDPANKHDVSVVREKFWVIVEEFSGCFLFLDKGYVSRGLEEEFLRFGVVYTPVKRGNQISNLEEKKFYKYLSDFRRRIETLFSKFSEFLLRPSRSVSLRGLAVRILGAILAVNLDRLYNFTGGGN from the exons GTGGTTGTATTGAGTTTTCAGAGGGAAATCCTGATCATAAAATCCGAAATCTACCCGATAATCAGCAAACACTACCCGAAAAACACTCACAGGGAAATAATCAGCCTCTACGACCTAATAACCTTCGCAATACTAGCACACTTGCACTTTAACGGAGTTTACAAGCACGCTTACAGAGTCCTAATCGAAGAAATGAAGCTGTTCCCCAAAATCAGGTACAACAAACTAACAGAACGCTTGAACAGGCACGAAAAACTCCTGCTCCTAGCGCAGGAAGAATTATTCAAAAAACACGCCAGAGAATACGTTAGAATACTGGACTCAAAGCCCATTCAGACCAAGGAGTTGGCCAGAAAAAACAGGAAGGATAAGGAGGGTTCTTCAGAAGTCATCTCTGAAAAGCCCGCAGTTGGGTTTGTTCCCTCT AAAAAGTTTTACTATGGGTACAAGCTGACCTGTTACTCTGATGGAAATTTGCTGGCTTTACTGTCTGTTGATCCGGCGAATAAGCATGATGTGAGTGTTGTCCGGGAAAAGTTCTGGGTGATTGTTGAGGAGTTTTCCGGCTGTTTTCTGTTTTTGGATAAGGGGTATGTTAGCAGGGGGCTCGAGGAGGAATTTCTGAGGTTTGGCGTTGTTTACACGCCAGTAAAGCGGGGGAATCAGATTAGTAATCTGGAGGAGAAGAAGTTTTACAAGTACTTGTCTGACTTTCGCAGGAGGATTGAGACTTTGTTTTCGAAGTTTTCTGAGTTTCTTCTGAGGCCGAGCAGGAGTGTTAGTTTGAGGGGGTTAGCTGTCAGGATTTTAGGGGCGATTCTGGCCGTGAATCTGGACAGATTATACAACTTCACAGGTGGTGGGAACTAG
- a CDS encoding CGP-CTERM-anchored Cys-rich protein, translating into MKKEFVLISLLIFVPLASACYNPMDSLAVEVHLNKPGIYYDFTPLKNAENVIIDDGSIIYRSHYDERVGVILREINSSLWIRIQIPAKSFESAYAYASFESPLLISNESFERIKALGWEVKNYTFRKGSLYVRISPRNGGECKSDSDCAVGGCSGEVCTTRELAKEIVTPCVYKEWYGCLRLTSCGCYNGFCTWKPNPDFEKCLKEHGIDPSKIIKLPLAEVYIADYGKEKPNEEDISELRELFEVLGISCVLDNLQFKTEITNSPEGVIDPYSFNFSKALRVELEWLRENGIIAVGDEDISAIVNVAERGKAGQNSHIGWYRKNGVYTWIPYDESDNPLLLRCVGEPFNVTLPSGKAVIGSSDTSSTPGSSNTTSQSTAQNGVCGPGAFVGLLLFPLLFRRK; encoded by the coding sequence ATGAAGAAAGAGTTCGTGCTCATTAGTTTGCTGATCTTTGTTCCATTGGCCAGTGCATGCTACAATCCAATGGATTCCTTAGCTGTGGAAGTTCATCTAAACAAGCCTGGCATTTATTATGACTTCACTCCACTAAAAAATGCAGAAAACGTAATAATCGACGATGGAAGCATAATCTACCGATCCCACTACGATGAAAGAGTTGGGGTTATCTTGAGGGAGATTAACTCCTCTCTGTGGATTAGAATTCAAATACCTGCGAAGAGCTTTGAATCCGCTTATGCTTACGCTTCATTTGAATCCCCCTTGCTGATTTCCAACGAAAGCTTTGAGCGGATTAAGGCTCTGGGCTGGGAAGTTAAGAACTACACCTTTAGAAAAGGGTCTCTCTACGTCCGGATAAGCCCGAGAAACGGTGGCGAATGCAAGAGCGACTCGGACTGTGCCGTCGGCGGATGCTCCGGAGAGGTCTGCACAACAAGGGAGCTCGCAAAAGAGATAGTCACACCCTGTGTATATAAGGAGTGGTACGGGTGTTTGAGATTAACGAGCTGCGGCTGTTATAACGGCTTCTGCACATGGAAGCCTAATCCAGATTTTGAAAAATGCCTGAAAGAGCATGGCATTGATCCTTCCAAAATTATTAAGCTCCCCCTCGCTGAAGTCTACATAGCTGACTATGGAAAAGAAAAGCCGAATGAAGAAGACATTAGTGAGCTGAGAGAACTTTTTGAAGTGCTTGGCATCTCATGTGTCCTTGACAACCTCCAGTTTAAGACCGAAATCACCAACTCCCCAGAGGGAGTCATTGATCCCTATTCCTTCAACTTCAGCAAAGCCCTTAGAGTAGAGCTCGAATGGCTGAGGGAGAACGGAATAATAGCGGTAGGTGATGAAGACATCTCGGCAATTGTAAATGTTGCGGAGAGAGGAAAAGCTGGCCAAAACTCCCACATAGGCTGGTATAGGAAAAACGGGGTCTACACGTGGATTCCCTACGATGAGAGCGACAATCCTCTCTTGCTCAGGTGTGTTGGAGAGCCTTTCAACGTAACGTTACCAAGCGGGAAGGCTGTTATCGGGTCATCAGACACTTCATCCACCCCTGGAAGCTCGAACACTACTTCACAGAGTACAGCTCAAAATGGAGTTTGCGGACCGGGAGCTTTTGTTGGACTTCTTCTCTTCCCCTTGCTCTTCAGGAGGAAGTGA
- a CDS encoding IS607 family transposase, whose product MKLYRTGKAAQLLGISKPTLLRKIKAGEIKAYRVGKEYRIPESEIKRLLEGKIPDKVVIYARVSSRDQKQDLERQVEYLKNYCASKGYQVAKIITDISSGLNENRKGLKQLFKLIESGEITKVVITYKDRLTRFGFKYLEQYFNSHGVEVEVIFDDEEKTPEKELVEDLLAIVTSFAGKLYGMRSHKKKRLVEAVKNALRDD is encoded by the coding sequence ATGAAGCTTTATCGGACAGGGAAAGCGGCACAGCTCCTTGGCATTAGCAAGCCGACACTCCTCAGAAAAATCAAAGCCGGCGAGATTAAAGCATACAGGGTTGGAAAAGAATACCGCATCCCGGAAAGCGAGATTAAAAGACTCCTCGAAGGCAAAATCCCCGACAAGGTCGTCATTTACGCAAGAGTCTCAAGCCGAGACCAAAAACAAGACCTTGAAAGACAGGTCGAATACCTCAAGAACTACTGCGCATCAAAAGGCTACCAAGTTGCAAAAATCATAACAGACATTTCCTCAGGACTGAACGAGAACAGGAAGGGGTTAAAACAGCTCTTCAAACTCATTGAAAGCGGGGAAATAACAAAAGTCGTTATAACGTACAAAGACAGGCTCACCCGCTTTGGATTCAAATACCTTGAGCAATACTTTAACTCTCACGGGGTTGAGGTTGAAGTAATCTTTGATGATGAAGAGAAAACGCCAGAAAAGGAACTTGTTGAGGACTTGTTAGCCATCGTAACCTCTTTTGCTGGAAAGCTTTATGGAATGCGTTCTCACAAGAAAAAACGCCTTGTCGAGGCGGTAAAGAATGCCCTCAGAGACGATTAA
- the tnpA gene encoding IS200/IS605 family transposase, whose product MKPESPRIKRTRHAKHFITYHFVWIPKYRRDILTGKVVERLKEMFKEYSEEIGCEVIALEVMPDHVHVFLQAKPNLSPAQIVNHLKGKTARKLLQEFPELRSKTTHGRLWSRSYFVASVGYITDEIVKHYVETQWERELKRRGA is encoded by the coding sequence ATGAAACCCGAATCACCAAGAATCAAAAGAACAAGACACGCAAAACACTTCATAACCTACCATTTCGTCTGGATACCAAAATACCGGAGAGACATTCTCACCGGAAAAGTCGTCGAGAGACTCAAAGAAATGTTCAAAGAATACTCGGAAGAAATCGGGTGCGAGGTTATTGCCCTCGAAGTAATGCCCGACCACGTTCACGTCTTCCTTCAGGCAAAGCCCAACCTCTCGCCAGCCCAAATAGTGAACCACTTGAAAGGCAAAACCGCCAGAAAACTCCTCCAAGAGTTTCCAGAACTGAGGAGCAAGACGACACACGGTAGGTTATGGTCTCGCTCCTATTTCGTCGCCTCAGTCGGCTACATAACGGACGAGATTGTGAAGCACTACGTTGAAACCCAATGGGAGCGTGAGTTGAAACGAAGAGGAGCGTAA
- a CDS encoding ATP-dependent nuclease, with the protein MSEKADLKLKLVGIKVDNYRSYKKFPEEADYLELGQFTTFIGKNDVGKSNLLRAIEIVLDDKSIAPDDIHKGQRVTCEITLFFEVPDELKEKLKEKFPKDYNGGDIISISKKFEWSNGKFDSRGKYYLNFSKKLSGDNLKYIRSIFPKVLLIPAVKNVEDELKFGRDTLISKLLFPIIEKTSQNKAKTETVADLKQRLTEAIERETRSIRKDLKRELSKMWSDIDDVTIEVPELKLEKAFTPIIKVRDRYTKKEIPITYRGSGMQRYFILSLLEIYREQKIGKGYVLLFEEPEIYLHVGAQKKLCNILKDFAREGQVIISTHSSVFVNAGDLSKSYLLVKENGETKLRKFSGNREILEELGMSPSDLFLTDGIIFVEGPSDREILEIFAKNLFPNWDEYNIAVIPIGGSNIGHQDPEILAKINPNIAVILDSDLKNEGSALSPKKEELKKKFENYGIPVHFWKKNGKIVRTVENLFTLNAINEAFVNAGINLSSEIGPYDDVPFILGRELAKIRAMKDPYFDSSKLSDDEFCRKMYDKIKHGKKIAKKMIELGEVPTDVKGLLEDILERFKVGS; encoded by the coding sequence ATGTCAGAGAAAGCTGACCTGAAGTTGAAGCTAGTTGGAATTAAAGTTGATAACTATCGTTCATATAAAAAATTCCCTGAGGAGGCTGATTATCTGGAACTTGGCCAGTTCACAACATTTATCGGAAAAAATGACGTCGGCAAGTCTAATTTGCTAAGGGCTATTGAAATTGTTTTGGATGATAAAAGCATAGCCCCAGACGACATCCATAAGGGGCAAAGGGTCACCTGTGAAATTACCTTGTTTTTTGAAGTTCCTGATGAGCTCAAGGAGAAGTTAAAGGAAAAATTTCCCAAAGATTACAATGGTGGGGATATCATTTCAATATCCAAGAAATTTGAATGGAGCAATGGAAAGTTCGATTCGCGGGGAAAGTATTATCTAAACTTCTCGAAAAAACTCAGCGGAGACAATCTTAAATACATCAGAAGCATTTTCCCGAAGGTTCTGCTAATCCCTGCAGTCAAGAATGTGGAAGATGAATTAAAATTTGGACGTGATACGTTAATCTCGAAGCTTCTGTTTCCGATAATAGAAAAAACAAGCCAAAACAAAGCCAAAACAGAGACGGTGGCGGATCTAAAACAGCGCCTAACTGAAGCAATAGAAAGAGAAACTAGGAGCATTAGAAAGGATCTAAAAAGGGAACTCTCAAAAATGTGGAGCGACATAGATGATGTTACAATTGAAGTTCCAGAATTGAAACTAGAAAAAGCATTTACCCCAATCATTAAGGTTAGGGACAGATACACAAAGAAAGAAATTCCAATAACTTATCGCGGAAGTGGAATGCAGAGATACTTCATTCTTTCTCTTCTGGAAATTTATCGGGAACAAAAAATTGGGAAAGGGTACGTACTTCTATTCGAAGAGCCCGAAATTTATCTCCATGTTGGAGCTCAAAAGAAGTTATGTAATATTCTCAAAGACTTTGCCAGGGAGGGGCAGGTGATTATTTCAACTCATTCAAGTGTTTTTGTTAATGCCGGCGATCTCTCTAAATCGTACTTACTCGTTAAAGAAAACGGGGAGACAAAGTTAAGGAAGTTCTCTGGAAATCGCGAAATCCTAGAAGAACTTGGGATGTCCCCCAGCGATCTGTTTTTGACTGATGGCATTATCTTTGTAGAGGGCCCCTCAGATAGGGAAATATTGGAGATATTCGCAAAAAACTTGTTTCCCAACTGGGATGAGTATAACATTGCCGTTATCCCTATCGGTGGCTCTAATATTGGGCATCAGGATCCCGAAATCTTAGCAAAGATAAATCCAAACATAGCAGTTATTTTAGACTCAGACTTGAAAAATGAGGGCTCTGCTCTCTCTCCTAAGAAGGAAGAACTCAAAAAGAAATTTGAGAATTATGGCATCCCTGTACATTTCTGGAAGAAAAATGGAAAGATTGTTAGAACAGTAGAGAACTTGTTTACTTTAAATGCTATAAATGAAGCCTTCGTTAACGCTGGTATTAACTTAAGCTCCGAAATCGGCCCCTATGATGATGTGCCCTTCATTCTTGGGAGGGAACTTGCAAAAATCAGAGCAATGAAAGATCCTTATTTCGATTCTTCTAAATTATCAGATGATGAATTTTGTCGAAAAATGTATGACAAAATAAAACACGGGAAAAAGATAGCCAAAAAAATGATTGAACTGGGTGAAGTTCCTACTGATGTTAAAGGGCTATTAGAGGATATTTTAGAAAGATTTAAAGTGGGCTCGTAG
- a CDS encoding RNA-guided endonuclease InsQ/TnpB family protein translates to MLFELADIGAKVWNQINYLRRQEFFEGKPVDFNRTEKIVYEEFKKEIGSATVQQICRKNAESWRSFFSLLRNKRNGELPEWLKPKPPNYLKDDGKRKPLIVLRNDQYKIEGNRLILKGLGKFKRLEVQFKGKIHLKGKQGRLEITYDTVKRKWYAHISITVEEKLIGGEWIEVPRKPLGDLSAGIDLGVNNLMAVYVENGESFLVNGRPLKSIAFYWRKRIADYQSKLNRSGAKRSRKLKRMHGKAKLQAKHYINTAVRQTVEKLYHLGVSRIVVGYPKGIARNSEKGKRQNFLLSHVWRFNTVIQRLKEVAEEYGIVVQVVNEAFTSKTCPVCGKPHEGARFVRGLFKCPATGLDFNADLIGAFNILKKAVEKITPNLGGLYAQRRGNGGKTLPEGSKTRFNLGLNETPQTSLPMARG, encoded by the coding sequence ATTCTCTTCGAGTTAGCTGACATTGGGGCTAAAGTTTGGAACCAGATAAACTACCTTCGCAGGCAGGAATTCTTCGAGGGTAAACCAGTGGACTTCAACAGGACGGAGAAAATCGTCTATGAAGAATTCAAAAAGGAAATCGGCTCCGCAACAGTCCAGCAAATTTGCAGGAAGAATGCTGAAAGCTGGAGGAGCTTCTTCTCACTCTTAAGGAATAAGCGGAACGGAGAACTGCCCGAGTGGTTGAAGCCGAAGCCACCGAACTACTTGAAAGACGATGGGAAAAGAAAACCTTTAATCGTACTCAGGAACGACCAATACAAGATTGAGGGCAACAGGTTAATTCTCAAAGGCCTCGGCAAGTTCAAACGCCTCGAAGTCCAGTTTAAGGGGAAAATACACCTCAAAGGCAAACAAGGAAGGCTGGAAATAACCTACGATACCGTTAAGCGGAAATGGTATGCCCACATCAGCATTACCGTCGAGGAGAAACTAATTGGAGGCGAGTGGATTGAAGTTCCAAGGAAACCATTGGGCGACCTTTCAGCGGGAATTGATTTGGGAGTGAACAATCTAATGGCGGTCTACGTTGAGAACGGTGAAAGCTTCCTCGTGAACGGCAGGCCATTAAAATCAATAGCCTTTTACTGGCGGAAGAGGATTGCGGATTATCAGTCAAAACTTAACAGGTCGGGAGCGAAGAGAAGTAGAAAACTCAAAAGAATGCACGGGAAGGCTAAACTTCAAGCAAAGCATTACATCAACACGGCAGTAAGACAGACCGTTGAAAAGCTCTACCACCTCGGAGTTTCGAGGATTGTTGTAGGTTACCCGAAGGGGATTGCCAGAAACTCTGAGAAAGGCAAGAGGCAGAACTTCCTCCTCTCCCACGTCTGGCGGTTCAATACTGTGATTCAAAGGCTCAAGGAAGTGGCTGAGGAATATGGCATCGTTGTTCAGGTTGTTAATGAGGCTTTCACCTCAAAAACCTGCCCCGTTTGCGGGAAGCCCCACGAGGGGGCCCGCTTTGTTCGTGGTTTGTTTAAGTGTCCCGCGACGGGGCTTGACTTTAACGCGGATTTGATTGGTGCTTTCAACATTTTAAAGAAGGCTGTGGAAAAGATAACCCCGAATCTGGGCGGCCTTTATGCTCAGAGGAGGGGTAACGGGGGGAAGACCCTCCCCGAGGGGTCGAAGACCCGCTTTAACTTGGGTCTAAATGAAACCCCTCAAACCTCCCTGCCAATGGCGAGGGGTTAA
- a CDS encoding RNA-guided endonuclease InsQ/TnpB family protein: MPSETIKLTAKFKLKTEPEGLEDLFSLYSDIVNLLLDYVFENNITSFYRLKKETYKSLREQYPELPSHYIYTACQMATSIYKSYRKRKRKGKANGKPVFKKKVIMLDDHLFKLDIEGGFIKLSTPSRRLELEFYPAKYHEKFREWKIGQAWLVKNPKGVFLHVVFSKEVEVRESKAVVGVDLNENNVTLSLPDGNFIQIITHEREIRTGYFLKRRRIQKKLKTGKKRKELLEKYGERERNRLNDLYHKLATKIVELAENYGCIALEDLTNIRDSVRYSAELNGRLHRWSFRKLQSIIEYKAKLKGVSVVFVDPAYSSSLCPICGGKLVPNGHRVLKCSNCGFEADRDVVGSWNIRLKALKMWGVPVPPESPPMKTGGGKPTRYEINTLHALYW; the protein is encoded by the coding sequence ATGCCCTCAGAGACGATTAAACTCACGGCAAAATTCAAACTCAAAACAGAACCTGAAGGGTTAGAAGACCTCTTCTCCCTTTATTCTGATATTGTAAATTTACTCCTTGATTATGTTTTTGAGAACAACATTACGAGCTTCTACCGGTTGAAGAAAGAGACGTACAAAAGCCTTCGGGAGCAGTACCCAGAACTCCCAAGCCACTACATTTACACGGCCTGCCAAATGGCTACCTCAATCTACAAGAGTTACAGGAAGAGGAAGAGAAAAGGAAAAGCTAATGGAAAGCCTGTTTTCAAGAAAAAAGTGATAATGCTTGATGATCACCTCTTCAAACTCGACATTGAAGGAGGATTTATTAAACTCTCAACTCCAAGTAGAAGGCTGGAACTGGAGTTTTACCCTGCAAAGTACCACGAGAAGTTTAGGGAGTGGAAAATAGGACAAGCCTGGCTGGTTAAAAATCCAAAAGGAGTTTTTCTCCACGTGGTGTTCTCAAAGGAAGTTGAAGTCAGAGAGTCAAAAGCCGTCGTTGGTGTGGACTTGAACGAGAATAATGTAACCCTCAGCCTTCCAGATGGGAACTTTATCCAGATCATTACTCACGAGAGGGAAATTAGAACGGGTTATTTCTTGAAGAGGAGGAGAATTCAGAAGAAGCTAAAAACGGGTAAAAAGAGAAAAGAGCTTTTGGAAAAGTATGGCGAAAGAGAAAGGAACAGACTAAATGACTTGTATCACAAGTTAGCAACCAAGATTGTTGAACTGGCAGAGAATTATGGTTGTATTGCCCTTGAGGATTTGACTAATATTAGAGACTCAGTCAGATACTCTGCTGAGTTGAATGGTCGCTTGCACAGGTGGAGTTTTAGAAAGCTTCAATCCATTATCGAGTATAAAGCCAAGTTAAAGGGTGTGAGTGTCGTTTTTGTTGATCCTGCTTACTCTTCATCCCTGTGTCCGATATGTGGGGGGAAGCTAGTCCCGAATGGGCACAGGGTTTTAAAGTGCTCGAATTGTGGTTTTGAGGCTGACCGTGATGTGGTCGGCTCGTGGAATATTCGTTTGAAAGCCCTGAAGATGTGGGGAGTTCCCGTTCCCCCCGAAAGCCCTCCGATGAAGACGGGAGGAGGGAAGCCTACCCGTTACGAAATTAACACCCTACACGCACTTTACTGGTAG
- a CDS encoding EVE domain-containing protein yields MRYWLCITNRDNWEVVREKKVWGVPKRHKNTISKVKPGDRLVIYVKQERKDKEILEPKIVGIFEVVSEPYQDSTKIFKSPPHLNETYPLRVKIEPVKIGEVEFKPLIPKLKFITNKKKWSGHLMGKAMREIPEEDYKLIESLL; encoded by the coding sequence ATGAGATATTGGCTCTGTATAACCAACCGCGATAATTGGGAGGTCGTGAGAGAGAAAAAAGTTTGGGGTGTACCAAAGAGGCACAAAAACACTATCTCCAAAGTTAAACCTGGAGACAGGCTTGTAATTTATGTAAAGCAAGAGAGAAAGGACAAAGAAATCTTGGAACCCAAAATTGTTGGTATTTTTGAAGTAGTGAGTGAGCCCTATCAAGATTCAACCAAAATTTTCAAGTCACCACCACACCTTAACGAAACCTACCCCTTGAGGGTTAAAATTGAGCCCGTAAAGATTGGCGAAGTTGAGTTCAAGCCATTAATTCCAAAACTAAAGTTCATCACAAACAAGAAGAAGTGGAGCGGCCACCTGATGGGCAAGGCAATGAGGGAAATCCCGGAGGAAGACTATAAACTCATTGAAAGCTTGCTGTGA